One Mya arenaria isolate MELC-2E11 chromosome 5, ASM2691426v1 genomic window carries:
- the LOC128234853 gene encoding beta-1,3-galactosyltransferase 1-like codes for MNQGSQTKPGHCPFKISSRIILGSFLTLLFFVLLNLLTSTSKIALGVDMSINMKSDVISAFNEALSAVHNNSGTIRGNLTLKSFNSKEEAENDYKNWMEGHSIRKDLESELETDRTPDGRIKLNIPEKGVAVVSTTIGFNYQNAQIDILGNAVNSTENSRKSSCDNCFKHNFNYVIQNKHICDDTGDKQAVELLILILTSHKNGNARNALRTTWLSVTKNNTANIRHAFLLGEVHEPMIKERVNKENERYRDIIKEDFIDVYQNLTYKTIMGFKWASTMCPNAQFVMKIDDDMWLNVPNIMNFLSNSSMKTLLQNTVTGMCSSKAQPIRSKNSKWYASLISYPEKFYPGFCSGTGYLTSMNVAKELYRISPNVPFFHLEDIYISLCIKKLGFKLKRSPGFNANRPKLDPCLYKGSTLITAHQLSPTMLKLIWNKPCRISERPNMK; via the coding sequence ATGAATCAAGGAAGTCAAACAAAACCTGGGCATTGCCCTTTCAAAATATCCAGCCGAATCATACTTGGTTCATTTTTGACTTTGCTcttttttgtacttttaaatCTGTTAACATCCACATCGAAAATTGCCTTAGGTGTTGATATGTCAATCAACATGAAGTCAGATGTAATAAGTGCTTTTAATGAAGCGTTAAGTGCCGTTCATAATAACTCTGGTACTATCAGAGGGAATTTGACTTTAAAGTCATTCAATTCTAAGGAAGAAGCAGAAAATGATTACAAAAACTGGATGGAGGGGCATAGTATTCGCAAAGATCTCGAGTCGGAGCTTGAAACCGATCGAACTCCAGATGGTCGTATTAAGTTAAACATTCCTGAGAAAGGAGTCGCTGTAGTTTCAACAACTATTGGCTTTAACTACCAAAATGCTCAAATAGATATACTAGGCAACGCTGTGAATTCGACTGAGAATTCTAGAAAATCAAGTTGtgacaattgttttaaacacaacTTTAATTATGTGATACAAAACAAGCATATATGTGATGATACCGGGGATAAACAAGCAGTTGAACTGCTAATTCTTATTCTGACTTCACACAAAAATGGAAATGCAAGAAATGCCTTACGGACAACTTGGTTGTCGGTTACAAAAAACAATACAGCGAACATACGGCACGCGTTTTTACTTGGAGAAGTGCATGAACCTATGATTAAAGAACGTGTTAATAAGGAAAATGAAAGGTATCGCGATATTATCAAAGAAGATTTTATTGATGTTTATCAAAACCTCACCTACAAGACCATAATGGGCTTCAAGTGGGCATCAACTATGTGTCCAAATGCGcagtttgttatgaaaatagACGACGACATGTGGTTGAATGTCCCCAATATAAtgaattttttgtcaaattcctCCATGAAAACACTTCTCCAAAACACCGTCACAGGTATGTGCTCGAGTAAAGCTCAGCCAATCAGAAGCAAGAACTCCAAATGGTATGCGTCTTTAATCAGCTACCCGGAGAAGTTCTATCCGGGGTTTTGCTCAGGAACCGgttatttaacaagcatgaatGTTGCAAAAGAATTATACCGAATATCACCAAATGTGCCCTTCTTTCATCTggaggatatatatatatcactgtGTATCAAGAAATTGGGATTTAAATTGAAAAGATCACCTGGGTTCAACGCGAATAGGCCTAAACTGGACCCATGTCTTTATAAAGGATCAACGCTGATAACTGCTCACCAGTTGTCCCCAACAATGTTAAAGCTGATATGGAATAAGCCATGTCGGATTTCAGAAAGACCAAATATGAAATAA
- the LOC128235941 gene encoding KRAB-A domain-containing protein 2-like codes for MTKGVVVRPILTKEFACRGQVDLIDMQAMAHSNYKWIMVYQDHLTKFCVIRPLTTKRASEVAFQLMDIFLLMGAPVILQSDNGSEFTSHVITELKEVWPTLKLVHGKPRHPQSQGSVERANGDIKDMLVAWMADNETQNWATGIKFVQFQKNSAHHSGIKCSPYSAMFGCEARVGLTSSALPTEVIYRMESEDDLLAAFSCSTPHTQEADIIQVISSSTTPSHETDSITALSNSPASSHETDSIPASSSSPTSPHETDSIPADLSSQTQPSVTTTPILEDHTIQIRKRRAEAYTALLSQAERMDLKTGVPGDNVAVPIPPVDRGRGDPRNILSVIVNRDVDTDQYKNAVKAGVLKGQYSRN; via the coding sequence ATGACCAAGGGTGTAGTGGTGCGACCTATTCTGACCAAGGAGTTTGCATGTAGAGGCCAGGTTGATTTAATAGACATGCAGGCTATGGCACACTCCAACTACAAGTGGATCATGGTTTACCAGGACCACCTGACCAAATTTTGTGTCATCCGACCACTCACCACCAAGCGTGCCTCAGAGGTTGCCTTCCAGCTCATGGACATATTCCTCCTCATGGGAGCTCCTGTCATTCTCCAGAGTGACAATGGTTCAGAGTTTACATCCCATGTGATCACAGAGCTGAAGGAGGTGTGGCCAACCCTTAAGCTTGTACATGGCAAACCCCGTCATCCACAAAGCCAAGGTTCTGTAGAACGTGCAAATGGAGACATCAAGGACATGTTAGTGGCATGGATGGCAGACAATGAAACACAGAACTGGGCTACAGGCATCAAGTTTGTACAATTCCAGAAGAACTCAGCACATCACTCGGGGATTAAGTGTTCACCATACTCGGCCATGTTTGGGTGTGAAGCTCGAGTGGGCTTAACCTCTTCAGCACTACCCACAGAAGTGATCTACAGGATGGAGAGTGAGGATGATCTTCTGGCTGCTTTCTCGTGTAGCACACCTCATACACAAGAAGCTGACATCATACAAGTCATCTCAAGCAGCACAACTCCTTCTCATGAAACTGACAGCATCACAGCCTTATCAAACAGCCCAGCTTCTTCTCATGAAACTGACAGCATACCAGCCTCCTCAAGCAGCCCAACATCTCCACATGAAACTGACAGTATACCAGCCGACTTAAGCAGCCAAACTCAGCCATCAGTCACCACCACACCAATCTTGGAAGACCACACTATCCAGATCAGGAAGCGTAGAGCTGAAGCCTATACAGCACTACTATCTCAGGCAGAGAGGATGGATCTCAAAACCGGTGTGCCTGGGGACAATGTGGCTGTTCCTATACCGCCAGTAGATCGTGGCAGAGGGGATCCTCGTAACATTCTTAGTGTCATCGTCAACAGAGACGTCGACACTGACCAGTACAAGAATGCTGTAAAGGCGGGTGTTTTAAAGGGACAATACTCCAGGAACTAG